GAGCTCAAAGGGCGCAAACACCTCCAGCAGGTCATCCTGCTTCAGCTGATCTTCCAGATCCAGCAGGCGATGTACCTGGGCGAGCGTTCTCGCCAGAAGCTGGTGCTGATCGACGAGGCCTGGGATCTGCTCACCCAAGGCGATGTCGCGACCTTCATCGAGCACGGCTACCGGCGCTTTCGCAAGTACAACGGGGCCGCGATCACCGTCACGCAGTCCCTCGCCGACCTCTACGCCAACCCCACCGGGCGGGCGATCGCCGACAACAGCGCCCACACCCTGCTGCTCGCCCAGCCCGGCCATGCCATCGATCGGCTCAAGGCCGACCACCGTCTGCCGATGACCGCCGCGGGCGCGGAAATGCTCAAAACCGTGCACACCGTTCCCGGTGCCTACTCCGAGATCATGACCCTGACCGACAACGGCGCGGGGATCGGCCGGCTGATGGTCGACCCCTTTCGGCAGCTCCTCTACTCCACCAAGCCCGCGGATGTCGCGGCGATTCGGCGTCTGCGCGAGCGCGGGATGAGTGTCGAGCAGGCGATCAACCGGTTGCTGGCGGGGGCCGAGACGGAGGCGTCCGATGCCGCCTGAGAATCGCTCCGCTCCGGCTCGCAGGTCCGGCGGCATCCTGCTGCTCGCGGCAATCCCCATTGTGGCCCTCGCCGGCGGTTACCTCGGCGCCGAGATCGCGGCCCGTCCGCTGCGCGAAGCCATCGCCACCCGCCCGCCGGTGCTGATCGTCGATGTTGCCGCCGCCCTGGACGGGATCGCGCCGGAGGATGTCGGCGAGGCGATCGCGGACCTCGAGACGACCGCTGTCCGTCTCGCCGACGGGGGTGTTCTGGTCTTGGACGCCCAAGCCGTGCTCGCCGCGCCGGAGGATGTCTATGTGCGGCCGCGGGATGTGCCGCCGAGGGGGCAGCCGTGAGCGCAGGCACCCACATCGCCGACTCGCCCGCGGCCCGCCTGGCGCGCACCATCCGGCACGGTCTGCCGGTGCTGCTCCTCGTCCTGGCGTTGCTGCTGTATCTGGGGACGCGCTATCGCATCGCGATCGACGATCAGATCGACAAGTGCTTGCCGCCCTACACGGTCTTTCTGGTGGATCGCCACGACGACGCGATCGCGCGCGACGGCCTCTACGCCTTCCCCGCCGGCGAGCGTATGGCGCCGTTCTTCCCGATGCAGATGCAGGTCATCAAGCGGGTCGTCGGTCTGCCCGGCGACAGGGTCTCGGTCACTGAACAGACCACTCGGGTGGAAGAGCGAACGGTCGGCGAAGGACTGGATCTGGCCGGCACGCTCGGCACGCCCGCAGCGACGTTCGTCCGCGAGGTCGTGGTCCCCGCCGATGCGCTCTGGTTCATGGGTGCCACCCGCGACAGCTTCGACTCGCGCTACTGGGGACCGCTGCCGCGCCATCAGATCATCGGGCGGGCCTATGCGCTACTCTGAGCTTCCCTACCCTGTTCTCTTTCTCGTGTTGCTCCAGATCGCCCCGACGGCTGCTGCTCAGTCAAGCGAGCGTGCCGACCTGCGCGCGCTGCGCGATCAGGCCGGTGCCATCCAAGAGGCGGTCTCCGGCACGACGCTCCCGGACTGGCTGCGGGCGGGCTCCGGAGCGTCGGCGCGCGCGGGCGAGACGCTCGGCGCGGCCGAGCTTGAACGGATGCATCGGCAGACCATCGCCCAAGTTCCCGGCGTCCCGGACGCGACCTCAACCCCGCCGCAGACGATCACCCTCCTGGTCTCGCGCGCCTTGGGCGCGGCCGCCCTGCGCGACATCTTCGCCAGCGCGGCCCGACCCGACGTACGGATCGTCTTTCGCGGTGTGGCCGAAGGCGAGCCGTTGGTGGATTTCATGCGCGGGATCCACGCGGAGCTTGAAGGGCTCGATCCGATGCCCGCGGTCGAGCTCGACCCGACACCCTTTCGCGAGGCCGGCGCCGAGGCCGTCCCGCTGATGATCCTGTCCGGACCCGACGGAGAGATTGCACGGGTCGCCGGCCTGTCGGATCCGGCCTGGCTGCATGCCCAGGTGGCGGCCGGTCGGACCGGGGATCTGGGGGTGCGCGGTCCGGTCGAGGGGATCTCCGAACCGGACATGCTCGAGGAGATCGCGCGCCGGGTCGCTGCCTTGGATCTCGCCGCACTACGCAAGCAGGCGCTCGCGCGCTATTGGACACGCGCGGTCTTCGAGCATCTGCCGGCCGCGCGGGAGCCCCGCACGCGGGTGATCGATCCCGTGATCGAGGCGAAGGCCGACATCACCCTGCCGGACGGGACCCTGTTGGTGCGGGCCGGCGAGCGGCTCAACCCGCTCGATCGCCTGGCCTTCGGGTTGCGTCTGGTGGTGTTCGATCCGACCGAGCCGGCCCAAATCCGCACGGCCCGTGCTCTGGGAGACAGTGCCGGGGCGCTGCGCCCGGTCTATCTGGCGACCCGTTTGGATCGCGAGGCCGGCTGGGAGGGCTTTCGCGGCATCGAGGATGCCCTGGAGGAGACGGTCTATCTGCTCACCCCGGACGTGCGCGAACGCTTCGCCCTGGAGCGCGTGCCGGCGAGCGTCGAGTCCGCCGGTCGTGTCTTCCTGGTGCGCGAGCATCCCCCGGAGGAACCCCGATGAAGGCACCCACCCTGCCCCGCCTCGCCGGCCCGATCCTGCTCTGCGTGGCCCTTCTGACGGCACCCCTCGGCGTGACCGATGCCGCCGACCCTGCCTGCCCGGACGCCGAGCTGTTCTCGGGCAAGCTGATCACCGATGTCTGCTGGGCCTGTCTGTTTCCGATCCGCATCGCCGGCATGCCCCTGTTCGGCGGCACCGCTCCGGCGGGTGCCGCCACGGCCCCCTTCTGTGCCTGCAACGACGGCCTCGGCGTGCCGCATCCGGGCTTCACCGTCGGGATGTGGGAGCCCGCACGGCTGATCGAGCTGGTCCATGCCCCGCGCTGCGCACCCGCTCTGGGCGGGATCCGCCTGCCGCTCGGCAGTCGCCGTCTGCTCGGGACCGCCGGTCAAGCCGAGTACGACGCGAGCGATACCTCCTTCTACAACTTCCACTGGTACGCCTTCCCGCTGCTGATCCTGCTGGATCTGTTCTGGGACGACCGCTGCAACCCGGACGGCTATGTCGATCTGGACCTGCTCTATCTCTCCGAGCTGGATCCGACCTGGAACCACGACGAGCTGGCCTTCTTCACCAATCCCGAGGCCGCCTGGCTCGCCAATCCGGTCGCCCTGGCCGCCTGTCTGGCCGATGCCGCCGCGGCCACCGCGGGCACCCCGATCGATGCGCTCTTCTGGTGTGCCGGGACCTGGGGCAACCTCTATCCCTTCACCGGGCGCGGGCCGACACTCGGTTCGCGTGCGCGCGAGACCAGTCTGGCCTCGGCGCGGTCGCTGGCGGCCCTGCATCGCCGCGGTCTCGCGCGTCGCACCATGGGCAACGACGCGCTGTGCGGCTCCCCGATGGCGCCCTTCCTCCCGAAGAGCCAGTACAAGCTCTCGATGTTTTATCCCCTGCCCGAAACGCAGCGCGCCCACGTGATCGGCGAAAGCCCGCTGACCTGGGGGGAGTGGCGCAACATCCCCGCGGTCGGGGAGGACCATCTCTATCTGCTGTGGCGCTGGAACGACTGCTGTGCGACCTTCTGAGCGATATGCCCTCCCGGTCCGGGCCCTGGCCGGCCTCCTCTGCATCGCTCTGGCCTGGACGCCGTGGGCGTTGGTCTGGGGCGACGACTTTGCCGACGCCATCGATGCCGGCAAGGAAACGGGACGCGCGGCGGCCGGCGCACTGGCGCTGCCGGCGCTCTCCGGGGACACGCTGACGATGCCGGGCGGGGATCTGCGTCTCGACGCGCTCTTTCCCGGCGCCGCCGGGGGCGACCCGGCGCGCTTCTCGGGGCTCTACGGCAATCACCACGGCACCCTGATCCACGGCCAACAGGCACAAGGTGCGCTGATCTCCGAGGGCTCGGCGACCGGCGAGGCGTACCGCACCCTGCGCGGCTCGGTCGAGCGCTCCCGTGCCGACATGCGCATCGACCCGCTGTGGGGGCAGACCGACGACGTGCTCGACGACTTCGAGGCCATCGCCGAGACCTTCGGCCATTGCGAGACCGAGACGACCTTCGACAACGGGACCCGCGAGGTCCATGTCCCGGACCTGCGCACCTGCGATCGGCTGACCCCGCAAGGCGGCTCCTGCTCCTGGTATCACGACTACGAACTGCCCGCGCCGGACAGCCTCGTCACCGTGACGGGCAGTGCTGCACTCGAAGACTGCGGACCCGGCTGCAAGCGGGTCGTGCTTGACCGCGCCGGGGCCTGGCATGGATCCGCGGTGCTGGCCCTGCAGACGCCGTTGGAAGGCGGCTTCGGCGTGAGCGATCCGTCGCGCGTGACGGATATTCGGGTGACCCTTGCCTTCGAGGAGCGCCCGGCGCAACCCGAGCCCGAGGAGGGATTCTTCTTCGAGCGCTACCAAGGGTGGTATACGGCAAGCTTTCCGGGCGTGAACCGCGCCCGGACCACCGCGTTCGGCTATACCGCCCAGTCGATGACCCAAGCGCTGCGCAACGGCGGGCAGTTCAGTCTGCGCCACGGCCATGCCTGGACATTCACCGACGGCACGCTGCCCGAGCCGGGCTG
The sequence above is drawn from the Thiocapsa rosea genome and encodes:
- the lepB gene encoding signal peptidase I yields the protein MSAGTHIADSPAARLARTIRHGLPVLLLVLALLLYLGTRYRIAIDDQIDKCLPPYTVFLVDRHDDAIARDGLYAFPAGERMAPFFPMQMQVIKRVVGLPGDRVSVTEQTTRVEERTVGEGLDLAGTLGTPAATFVREVVVPADALWFMGATRDSFDSRYWGPLPRHQIIGRAYALL
- a CDS encoding TrbC family F-type conjugative pilus assembly protein, giving the protein MRYSELPYPVLFLVLLQIAPTAAAQSSERADLRALRDQAGAIQEAVSGTTLPDWLRAGSGASARAGETLGAAELERMHRQTIAQVPGVPDATSTPPQTITLLVSRALGAAALRDIFASAARPDVRIVFRGVAEGEPLVDFMRGIHAELEGLDPMPAVELDPTPFREAGAEAVPLMILSGPDGEIARVAGLSDPAWLHAQVAAGRTGDLGVRGPVEGISEPDMLEEIARRVAALDLAALRKQALARYWTRAVFEHLPAAREPRTRVIDPVIEAKADITLPDGTLLVRAGERLNPLDRLAFGLRLVVFDPTEPAQIRTARALGDSAGALRPVYLATRLDREAGWEGFRGIEDALEETVYLLTPDVRERFALERVPASVESAGRVFLVREHPPEEPR
- a CDS encoding TraU family protein — its product is MKAPTLPRLAGPILLCVALLTAPLGVTDAADPACPDAELFSGKLITDVCWACLFPIRIAGMPLFGGTAPAGAATAPFCACNDGLGVPHPGFTVGMWEPARLIELVHAPRCAPALGGIRLPLGSRRLLGTAGQAEYDASDTSFYNFHWYAFPLLILLDLFWDDRCNPDGYVDLDLLYLSELDPTWNHDELAFFTNPEAAWLANPVALAACLADAAAATAGTPIDALFWCAGTWGNLYPFTGRGPTLGSRARETSLASARSLAALHRRGLARRTMGNDALCGSPMAPFLPKSQYKLSMFYPLPETQRAHVIGESPLTWGEWRNIPAVGEDHLYLLWRWNDCCATF